The Numida meleagris isolate 19003 breed g44 Domestic line chromosome 10, NumMel1.0, whole genome shotgun sequence genome includes a window with the following:
- the BBS2 gene encoding Bardet-Biedl syndrome 2 protein, which produces MLVPVFTLKLSHKVQPRTVALGRFDGAHPCLAAATQAGKVLVHSPHAPGPRTGCSRAAPSGQDAHVSLLSVNQAVTCLAAGPLRAKLRRDCLLVGTRTHLLAYDVHENSDLFYREVSDGANAIVLGKLGDIPSPLAIIGGNCALQGFDCEGNDLFWTVTGDNVRSLALCDFDGDGKTELLVGSEDFDIRVFKEDEIVAEMSETETVTALSPMHGSRFGYALSNGTVGVYDKTSRYWRIKSKNHAMSIHAFDLNADGVCELITGWSNGKVDARSDRTGEVIFKDNFASSIAGVVEGDYRMDGSTQLICCSVDGEVRGYLPGGEEMKGNLMDTCAEQDMIRELSQKKQNLLLELRNYEENAKAELSSQLKEADGQRGVIPANTQLQTSLSVNLGSDSHSAHVELCISTTNDTIIRAVLIFAEGIFEGESHVVHPSLQNLSGCVRVPLTPPKDVPVDLHIKAFVGYRNSTQFHVFELTRQLPRFSMYALSSPDSATEPLSFVSCATNERPQRIVMWLNQNFLLPEDVEFQSAPFQVCFTSLRNAGQLLLKIKPGGEISISTDDIDLAGDIIQSMASFLAIEDLQVEADFPAYFEELRKVLVKVDEHHSVNQRLTADMADHSNLIRIMLVQAEDARLLGDMKNMKTRYIELYDLNRDLINQYKIRCNNHTELLSNLKAVNQAIQRAGRLRVGKPKTQVIAACRDAIRSNNFNTLFKIMRSGIASS; this is translated from the exons atgcTGGTGCCGGTGTTCACGCTGAAGCTGAGCCACAAGGTGCAGCCCCGCACGGTGGCGCTGGGTCGGTTCGACGGCGCGCACCCGTGCCTGGCGGCCGCCACGCAGGCGGGGAAG GTCCTCGTTCACAGCCCTCACGCCCCCGGCCCCAGGACGGGCTGCAGCCGCGCGGCCCCCAGCGGCCAGGACGCCCACGTGTCTCTGCTCAGCGTCAACCAGGCCGTGACGTGCCTGGCGGCCGGGCCGCTCCGCGCCAAGCTGCGCCGCGACTGCCTGCTGGTGGGCACCCGCACGCACCTGCTGGCCTACGACGTGCACGAGAACTCCGACCTGTTCTACCGAGAG GTTTCGGATGGAGCCAATGCAATTGTTCTTGGAAAGCTGGGAGATATTCCATCTCCTCTTGCTATTATTGGTGGCAACTGCGCCCTGCAAGGCTTTGATTGTGAAGGAAATGACCTTTTCTGGACG GTTACAGGAGACAACGTTCGGTCGCTAGCACTATGCGACTTTGATGGCGATGGCAAAACTGAG CTTCTCGTTGGCTCTGAGGACTTTGATATCCGAGTGTTTAAAGAAGATGAGATAGTGGCAGAAATGTCAGAAACAGAG ACTGTGACCGCGCTCAGCCCCATGCATGGCAGTCGCTTTGGCTACGCTCTTTCCAATGGCACGGTGGGAGTGTACGACAAGACGTCCCGCTACTGGAGGATTAAG TCTAAGAACCACGCGATGAGCATCCATGCGTTTGACCTGAACGCCGACGGCGTGTGCGAGCTGATCACCGGCTGGTCCAACGGGAAG GTTGATGCACGGAGTGACCGAACTGGGGAGGTCATCTTTAAGGACAACTTTGCTTCATCGATTGCAGGAGTGGTGGAGGGGGATTACAGGATGGACGGGAGCACCCAGTTAATCTGCTGTTCAGTTGATGGTGAAG TGCGGGGCTATCTGCCAGGAGGTGAGGAGATGAAGGGAAACCTGATGGATACGTGTGCTGAGCAGGACATGATCCGGGAACTTagtcaaaagaaacaaaatctgctgCTGGAATTAAGAAATTATGAGGAAAACGCAAAG GCTGAGCTGAGCTCTCAGCTGAAGGAAGCTGACGGGCAGAGAGGTGTGATTCCAGCCAACACCCAGCTGCAGACCTCCCTGTCAGTGAACCTGGGCTCTGACAGCCACTCTGCTCACGTGGAGCTGTGCATCTCCACCACAAACG ACACAATCATCCGCGCTGTGCTGATCTTTGCTGAAGGCATATTTGAAGGAGAGAGCCACGTGGTACACCCCAGTCTCCAGAACCTTTCTGGCTGCGTTCGGGTTCCCCTTACTCCACCCAAAGACGTCCCTGTGGATTTGCACATCAAAGCCTTTGTGGGTTACAGGAACAG CACACAGTTCCACGTGTTTGAGCTGACCAGGCAGCTGCCCCGCTTCTCCATGTACGCCCTGAGCAGCCCGGACTCGGCCACGGAGCCGCTGAGCTTTGTGAGCTGTGCAACGAATGAGAGGCCGCAAAGG atTGTTATGTGGCTGAATCAGAACTTCTTGCTACCAGAGGATGTGGAGTTTCAGAGTGCTCCCTTTCAGGTTTGCTTCACTTCCCTTCGTAATGCAGGCCAGCTCCTCCTCAAAATCAAGCCAGGTGGAGAG ATTTCTATCAGCACAGATGATATTGATTTAGCTGGTGACATTATCCAGTCCATGGCCTCCTTTCTGGCAATTGAAGATCTGCAGGTGGAAGCAGATTTCCCTGCATACTTTGAGGAGCTGCGGAAAGTGCTGGTAAAG GTGGACGAGCACCACTCGGTGAATCAGCGGCTCACTGCTGACATGGCTGACCACTCCAACCTCATCCGCATCATGTTGGTTCAGGCAGAAGACGCACGGCTGCTGGGAGACAT GAAAAACATGAAGACACGGTACATCGAGCTGTATGATCTGAACAGAGATTTAATAAATCAATACAAAATTCGATGCAACAATCACACGGAGCTGCTGAGCAATCTGAAAGCAGTGAATCAAGCAATCCAGAGGGCTGGGCGGTTACGTG TTGGCAAACCTAAGACACAAGTGATCGCTGCTTGCCGGGATGCAATAAGAAGCAACAACTTCAACACGCTGTTCAAGATCATGCGTTCGGGGATCGCATCTTCTTAG